A DNA window from Bradyrhizobium sp. CCBAU 53421 contains the following coding sequences:
- a CDS encoding cupin domain-containing protein has product MKKVLAAAAIGATGVVSAQADGIEIHLNGSTPAMLGAADNFSGRAVISPLYPATEFTRASTGLVNFASGARTVWHTHPAGQLLIVTTGQGWVQEDGKDKRTINTGDVVWIPAGVKHWHGATATSPMAHIAVSYMQDGKNVDWLEPVSDEQYR; this is encoded by the coding sequence ATGAAGAAGGTCCTTGCAGCAGCGGCCATCGGCGCAACCGGCGTCGTGTCTGCGCAAGCGGATGGCATCGAAATCCATCTCAACGGCAGCACGCCCGCGATGCTCGGCGCCGCGGACAATTTCAGCGGTCGGGCGGTCATCAGTCCGCTGTATCCAGCGACGGAATTCACCCGTGCGAGCACGGGCCTCGTCAACTTCGCATCGGGAGCACGCACCGTCTGGCACACGCATCCCGCCGGTCAGTTGCTCATCGTCACGACGGGCCAGGGCTGGGTGCAGGAAGACGGCAAGGACAAGCGCACGATAAATACGGGCGATGTCGTCTGGATTCCGGCCGGCGTCAAGCATTGGCACGGCGCGACCGCCACCAGTCCGATGGCCCACATCGCGGTGAGCTACATGCAGGACGGCAAGAATGTCGACTGGCTCGAACCGGTTTCCGACGAGCAGTACCGATAA
- a CDS encoding VanZ family protein, whose translation MVIGWLTLAFIAFATLSPIQDRPSFASDPHVEHFAAFAVMALAFVLGYPRRGMLVVLLVVFSAFTLEAMQLLTPDRHGHLADAIFKVAGGLAGIAAGHLLLLLVPRNQSSR comes from the coding sequence ATGGTCATTGGCTGGCTAACGCTGGCCTTTATTGCGTTTGCCACACTGTCCCCGATCCAGGACCGCCCCTCGTTTGCTTCCGATCCGCACGTCGAGCATTTCGCCGCGTTCGCGGTGATGGCGTTGGCCTTTGTGTTAGGCTATCCCCGGCGCGGCATGCTGGTCGTGCTCTTGGTCGTTTTCAGTGCGTTCACGCTCGAAGCAATGCAATTGCTAACCCCTGACCGGCACGGCCACTTGGCCGACGCAATCTTCAAGGTTGCAGGAGGCCTCGCCGGCATCGCAGCGGGCCACCTGCTACTGCTGCTCGTTCCGCGCAACCAGTCCAGCCGGTGA
- a CDS encoding AraC family transcriptional regulator has translation MPVSVSYARALVRAFGKTRGERDELLQGTAIQQDTLDQPGAHMPVSSLVILAANITRRHGELWPLSAAAVWSTSLQGALDVATRTAPTIADALNTGARFGSTRAPFIRNRLRTTPRSIQIEISPAVAMDGALWRAVALAVSLNVHAVYVQLLEDTIGQATLQFPWPPPAGAERLMQHYSCAVKFNAAAFIFDVPKALCARPSPFADPELHAKAIEALEEIEKPRSDTAALARMVESLIAARLPQRLGEEEAARLVGTSRRTLVRRLAEAGCAFRPLLDGVLRERARTMLAAGTQSRDEMAAALGYTDATSFSRACRRWFGEKSLRS, from the coding sequence ATGCCGGTGTCCGTGAGCTATGCGCGGGCGCTGGTGCGGGCGTTCGGCAAGACGCGTGGCGAGCGCGATGAGCTGCTGCAGGGCACCGCAATCCAGCAGGACACACTCGACCAGCCCGGCGCGCATATGCCGGTGTCGTCGCTGGTGATCCTCGCCGCCAACATCACCCGCCGGCATGGCGAGCTGTGGCCGCTGTCGGCCGCGGCGGTCTGGTCGACGTCGCTGCAAGGGGCGCTCGACGTTGCGACCAGGACAGCGCCGACCATCGCGGATGCGCTCAACACCGGCGCGCGCTTCGGGTCGACCCGCGCACCCTTCATACGCAACCGGCTGCGCACGACGCCGCGCTCGATCCAGATCGAAATCTCTCCTGCGGTTGCCATGGACGGCGCGCTGTGGCGCGCCGTGGCGCTGGCGGTCAGCCTCAACGTGCATGCGGTGTATGTGCAGCTGCTCGAGGATACGATCGGCCAGGCGACCCTGCAGTTTCCCTGGCCGCCGCCAGCGGGCGCGGAGCGGCTGATGCAGCATTATTCCTGCGCGGTGAAGTTCAACGCGGCCGCCTTCATCTTCGACGTGCCAAAGGCCTTGTGCGCGCGACCTTCGCCGTTTGCGGATCCGGAGTTGCATGCCAAGGCGATCGAGGCGCTGGAGGAGATCGAGAAGCCGCGCTCGGACACCGCGGCGTTGGCGCGGATGGTCGAGAGCCTGATTGCGGCGCGGCTGCCGCAGCGGCTCGGCGAAGAGGAGGCCGCGCGCCTCGTCGGCACCTCGCGGCGAACGCTGGTGAGGCGGCTCGCGGAGGCCGGCTGCGCCTTCCGCCCGCTGCTTGACGGCGTGCTGCGCGAGCGCGCCCGGACAATGCTCGCGGCGGGCACGCAATCGCGCGACGAGATGGCGGCAGCGCTCGGCTACACCGACGCCACGAGCTTCAGCCGCGCCTGCCGGCGATGGTTTGGGGAGAAGAGTTTGCGCAGCTAG
- a CDS encoding MFS transporter: MDTTYDDGLVRPHAAWGAVLSMALCVAVLIASEFMPVSLLTPIAEGLGISEGRAGQAISVSGIFAVMTSLCIANLVKRIDRKLVLTSSSLLLVVSGLVVTFAPNYAVLMIGRALLGIAIGGFWSMSTAIVMRLVPHDAVPKGLAMINAGNAIAATVSAPLGSLLGDHVGWRGAFFLVVPLALLALIWQWIGLPALPPCGRDGAGNVLKLLLRRQVALGMAAIFLLFMGQFAVFTYLRPFLETVTGIGISALSAILLLMGIAGVAGTWAIGQLLKTRLYSIVIAIPLVMASLAAALIALGSMPAAVTSLLLGWGFFGTAAPVGWGTWLSRTLPDDAEAGGGLQVAIIQFAITLGAAAGGFLFDALGWWSPLALGGALLLGSALAATAAAIDHGRPAP; this comes from the coding sequence ATGGACACGACCTACGACGACGGATTGGTGCGGCCACACGCGGCGTGGGGCGCCGTGCTTTCGATGGCGCTGTGCGTCGCCGTCCTGATCGCTTCCGAATTCATGCCGGTCAGCCTGCTGACGCCGATCGCCGAGGGTCTCGGCATCAGCGAAGGCCGGGCGGGTCAGGCGATCTCGGTCTCCGGCATCTTCGCAGTCATGACCAGCCTGTGCATCGCCAATCTCGTGAAGCGCATCGACCGCAAGCTGGTGCTGACCTCGTCCTCGCTCTTGCTTGTCGTCTCCGGCCTCGTCGTCACCTTCGCCCCCAATTATGCCGTGCTGATGATCGGCCGCGCCCTGCTCGGGATCGCCATCGGCGGCTTCTGGTCGATGTCCACCGCAATCGTAATGCGTCTGGTGCCGCACGACGCCGTGCCGAAGGGGCTCGCGATGATCAACGCCGGCAACGCCATCGCTGCAACCGTCTCGGCACCGCTCGGAAGCCTGCTCGGCGATCACGTCGGCTGGCGCGGCGCCTTCTTCCTCGTGGTGCCTTTGGCACTGCTTGCGCTCATCTGGCAGTGGATCGGCCTTCCCGCGCTGCCGCCGTGCGGGCGCGATGGCGCGGGCAATGTATTAAAGCTGCTATTGCGCCGTCAGGTGGCGCTTGGCATGGCCGCGATCTTCCTGCTCTTCATGGGCCAGTTCGCGGTGTTCACCTATCTGCGCCCATTCCTTGAAACGGTCACCGGCATTGGTATCTCCGCCCTGTCGGCGATCCTGTTGCTGATGGGGATTGCCGGCGTCGCCGGCACCTGGGCCATCGGCCAGCTGCTGAAAACGAGGCTCTACAGCATCGTCATTGCGATTCCGCTCGTCATGGCGTCGCTCGCTGCCGCATTGATCGCGCTCGGCTCGATGCCGGCAGCAGTCACAAGCCTGCTGCTGGGCTGGGGCTTCTTCGGTACGGCCGCCCCGGTCGGCTGGGGCACATGGCTGAGCCGCACGCTCCCTGATGACGCCGAAGCCGGCGGCGGACTGCAGGTCGCCATCATCCAGTTCGCCATTACGCTGGGCGCAGCAGCCGGCGGATTTCTGTTCGACGCGCTCGGATGGTGGAGCCCGCTCGCGCTCGGCGGGGCCCTGCTGCTCGGTTCGGCGCTCGCCGCAACCGCGGCCGCCATAGACCATGGAAGGCCGGCGCCATGA
- a CDS encoding arabinose transporter: MAERIFGRARRPRRIREALRQLISPNAPRAPMKTASHDMSHSLSPSKAARSVAITLLPVMAAVLAGFLVVGAALPVLPLHVNHLGFGSIVVGMVAGTQFAASLLSRVWSGAYSDTKGGKRAVVTGLVTALVAGLLYVLSSVFESVPIISIAILLVGRAALGGAESFIITGGVSWGLALVDPAHAGKVIAWVGTAMFAALASGGPLGPMLFASHGFVAIGAFSSVLPLLVLLLLVWAKGPLPRPRTAKSDVGSVIGAVWLPGVAAALSSIGYGAILAFGSLLYAIRHWEPIWLGFTAFGVALIGVRVICGHLPDKFGGARVALWFVLVQSAGLVLMGLAGGGATASIGAALAGLGYSLVFPGLGVEAVRGVSPENRGLAMGLYTAFLDVAMAIGSPLLGWIADRGGLSAVFIVSGAVTLCTAAIAARLLGSGRMTLPKLRRTAASSRRCRGTFR, from the coding sequence ATGGCCGAACGCATTTTCGGCCGCGCCCGTCGCCCGCGCCGTATTCGAGAAGCGCTCCGCCAACTGATCAGTCCAAATGCGCCGCGTGCACCCATGAAGACGGCCAGTCACGACATGTCGCATTCGCTCTCGCCATCCAAGGCGGCACGCTCAGTCGCGATCACCTTGCTGCCCGTTATGGCTGCCGTTCTGGCAGGCTTTCTCGTCGTCGGCGCAGCATTGCCGGTGCTTCCGCTGCATGTGAACCATCTCGGCTTCGGAAGCATCGTTGTTGGCATGGTGGCCGGCACACAATTCGCGGCGTCCCTGCTGTCCCGGGTGTGGTCCGGCGCTTATTCCGACACGAAGGGAGGAAAACGCGCCGTCGTAACCGGTCTCGTCACGGCGCTGGTTGCCGGCCTGCTGTATGTTCTGTCGTCGGTCTTCGAGAGTGTGCCGATCATTTCAATAGCGATCCTTCTCGTTGGACGCGCGGCGCTCGGCGGTGCAGAGAGCTTCATCATCACCGGGGGTGTAAGCTGGGGCCTCGCCCTGGTCGATCCCGCACACGCTGGCAAAGTCATCGCCTGGGTCGGAACGGCGATGTTCGCGGCGCTCGCCTCTGGCGGTCCGCTCGGTCCGATGCTGTTCGCGTCGCATGGCTTTGTTGCGATCGGCGCCTTCAGCTCCGTATTGCCGTTGCTCGTCCTCTTGCTGCTGGTGTGGGCGAAGGGGCCCCTGCCCCGGCCACGGACGGCGAAATCCGACGTCGGGTCCGTGATCGGCGCGGTGTGGTTGCCGGGCGTTGCCGCGGCGCTCAGCAGCATCGGCTACGGAGCGATCCTCGCCTTCGGCTCCTTGCTCTACGCCATCAGGCATTGGGAACCGATCTGGCTCGGTTTTACAGCCTTCGGCGTCGCGCTGATCGGCGTCCGCGTGATCTGCGGTCATCTGCCGGACAAATTCGGCGGTGCCAGGGTCGCACTCTGGTTCGTGCTGGTGCAATCAGCCGGACTGGTCCTGATGGGGCTCGCGGGAGGTGGCGCGACTGCATCCATCGGCGCCGCGCTCGCCGGCCTCGGCTATTCGCTCGTCTTTCCCGGGCTGGGTGTCGAGGCCGTTCGGGGCGTCTCGCCCGAAAATCGCGGCCTGGCGATGGGCCTCTACACGGCATTTCTTGACGTCGCCATGGCGATCGGAAGTCCGCTGCTGGGCTGGATCGCTGATCGGGGAGGCTTGAGCGCCGTGTTCATCGTCAGCGGCGCCGTCACGCTTTGCACGGCGGCTATTGCCGCGCGCTTGCTCGGCAGCGGGCGCATGACACTGCCGAAGCTTAGACGGACCGCCGCTTCATCGCGCCGATGCCGAGGAACGTTCCGTTGA
- a CDS encoding alkane 1-monooxygenase: MIFTGTNAAGETITYRDGKRYLWMLSFIPPLIPLLSYWLFLRTHNPLVTLIPFVFIFILIPLLDVLIGEDTHNPPAEVVAAMEADPYYLRLARITVVFPWINYVALIAFFGTQELPWWSYVALLLGVGTINGGALLIGHELGHKPDRLNILFGMLANCAVGYAHFRVEHNRGHHTWVATPEDPASARFGESIYAFATRELPGAFKRGWRNEAERLTRRGEPVWSVNNEILQGFALTLVVAAILIALFGWKVAPFIVAHHFLGWYALTQANYVEHYGLLREKLPNGRYQAVEPRHSWNTNHIVSNLMTFHLQRHSDHHANPMRPYQSLRDFDDIPRLPNGYTGMFGLAAIPPLWFRVMDPKTLAWAGGDKSKLNLGERPANS, translated from the coding sequence ATGATCTTCACGGGCACCAATGCCGCTGGCGAGACGATCACCTACCGGGACGGCAAGCGCTATCTGTGGATGCTCTCGTTCATCCCGCCGCTGATCCCGCTGTTATCCTACTGGCTGTTCCTACGGACGCACAATCCGCTGGTGACGCTGATCCCGTTCGTCTTCATCTTCATCCTGATCCCGCTGCTCGATGTCCTGATCGGCGAGGACACCCACAATCCGCCGGCCGAAGTGGTCGCGGCGATGGAGGCCGATCCGTACTATCTGCGGCTGGCGCGCATCACCGTGGTGTTTCCCTGGATCAACTACGTCGCCCTGATCGCCTTCTTCGGCACGCAGGAGCTGCCTTGGTGGTCCTATGTCGCCTTGCTGCTCGGCGTCGGCACCATCAATGGCGGTGCGCTGCTGATCGGGCACGAGCTCGGCCACAAGCCTGACCGGCTCAACATCCTGTTCGGCATGCTCGCCAACTGCGCGGTGGGTTACGCCCATTTCCGCGTCGAGCATAATCGCGGCCACCACACCTGGGTCGCGACCCCCGAAGATCCCGCAAGCGCGCGGTTCGGTGAATCGATCTATGCATTCGCCACCCGCGAACTGCCCGGCGCGTTCAAGCGTGGCTGGCGCAATGAGGCCGAACGACTGACCCGGCGCGGCGAGCCGGTCTGGTCGGTCAACAACGAGATCCTGCAAGGCTTTGCGCTGACGCTCGTCGTCGCGGCCATCCTGATTGCGCTGTTCGGCTGGAAGGTCGCGCCGTTCATCGTCGCGCACCATTTCCTCGGCTGGTATGCGCTGACCCAGGCCAACTATGTCGAGCACTACGGCCTGTTGCGCGAGAAGCTGCCGAATGGCCGTTACCAGGCGGTCGAGCCGCGCCACTCCTGGAACACCAACCACATCGTCTCGAACCTGATGACGTTCCACCTGCAACGTCATTCCGACCACCACGCCAACCCGATGCGCCCCTACCAGTCGCTGCGCGATTTCGACGACATCCCGCGGCTGCCGAACGGCTACACCGGCATGTTCGGGCTGGCTGCGATCCCGCCGCTCTGGTTCCGCGTGATGGACCCGAAGACATTAGCGTGGGCCGGCGGCGACAAGAGCAAGCTGAATCTCGGCGAGCGACCGGCGAATTCGTGA
- a CDS encoding carboxymuconolactone decarboxylase family protein has protein sequence MKTSTILALALSMGAVDAETRAGAQTGPLSRDDVRAVSPALARYATNKLASDLWKRPGLTPRDRSIVTVAAVIARNQGILLPEQLTLALDNGVKPGEISEIITHLAFYAGWGNAMAATAIAKDMFAARGIGPDQLPDASVTLLPLDETSEAARAARVEQGTGPASPGLVRDTAEVLFRDLWLRPDLAPRDRSLVTVSALIATGQVEQIPYHLNRAMDNGLTRAEASEVISHLAYYAGWPNAFSAAPVARAVFEKRSAN, from the coding sequence ATGAAAACTTCGACCATCCTGGCACTCGCGCTATCCATGGGAGCCGTTGATGCAGAGACGAGAGCAGGCGCGCAAACCGGGCCCCTGTCGCGCGACGACGTGCGGGCGGTGTCGCCGGCGCTCGCACGCTACGCCACGAACAAGCTCGCCAGCGATCTCTGGAAGCGGCCCGGATTGACACCGCGCGATCGCAGCATCGTCACGGTCGCCGCGGTCATCGCCCGCAACCAGGGCATCCTTCTGCCCGAGCAGTTGACCCTTGCACTCGACAATGGCGTCAAACCCGGCGAGATTTCCGAGATCATCACCCATCTCGCCTTCTATGCCGGCTGGGGCAATGCAATGGCCGCGACGGCGATCGCCAAGGACATGTTCGCGGCACGCGGAATTGGCCCGGATCAGCTTCCCGATGCTTCGGTCACTTTGCTGCCGCTGGACGAGACGTCCGAGGCCGCCCGGGCGGCCCGGGTGGAGCAAGGCACAGGACCAGCTTCACCAGGCCTCGTGCGCGACACCGCGGAGGTCCTGTTCCGCGATCTCTGGCTTCGTCCTGACCTTGCGCCACGCGATCGCAGCCTGGTGACCGTCAGTGCATTGATCGCCACCGGCCAAGTTGAGCAGATCCCCTATCATCTCAACCGGGCGATGGATAACGGGCTGACACGCGCTGAAGCGTCGGAGGTGATCAGCCATCTCGCCTACTATGCGGGATGGCCGAACGCATTTTCGGCCGCGCCCGTCGCCCGCGCCGTATTCGAGAAGCGCTCCGCCAACTGA
- a CDS encoding sterol desaturase family protein — MKQLLLVVLIFVPFERLLAARPQKILRRGLLTDMAFLFLNGWLVLAGVIAIMAVATLVKQSILPAAVTQTIGDLPYLVQVPIAILIADLGVYWTHRILHVVPALWEIHSVHHAVEELDWLAAIHQHPLDVMFMKAGALFPLYALGFSAEAIGTYLLIYFWQTWLVHANVRLNYGPLRRILVSPEFHHWHHSSDTAARDKNFAGCLSFYDVLFGSAYLPKGQNPKAFGVDHPMPTNYLALLAYPFVAWVSKRQRSDAPAIQPHISQAGDPAQPRQSAPLG; from the coding sequence TTGAAGCAGCTTTTGCTGGTGGTTTTGATCTTCGTGCCTTTCGAGCGACTGCTCGCCGCAAGGCCCCAGAAGATTCTTAGGCGTGGCCTGCTGACCGACATGGCCTTCCTGTTCCTCAACGGCTGGCTGGTGCTGGCCGGCGTGATCGCCATCATGGCGGTGGCCACTTTGGTCAAGCAGTCGATCCTGCCAGCAGCGGTGACACAGACGATCGGCGATCTTCCCTATCTGGTGCAAGTGCCCATCGCGATCTTGATCGCGGACCTCGGGGTCTACTGGACGCATCGCATCCTGCACGTCGTGCCTGCCCTGTGGGAAATCCATTCCGTCCATCACGCGGTCGAAGAACTGGATTGGCTCGCGGCGATTCACCAGCACCCGCTCGACGTGATGTTCATGAAGGCCGGGGCACTGTTTCCGCTTTACGCGCTCGGTTTCTCGGCGGAAGCGATCGGGACCTACCTTCTCATCTACTTCTGGCAGACTTGGCTGGTTCACGCCAATGTCCGCCTGAACTATGGACCGCTGCGCCGCATCCTGGTGTCGCCGGAATTTCACCACTGGCACCACAGCAGCGACACAGCAGCCAGGGACAAGAACTTCGCCGGATGCCTCTCGTTCTACGACGTGCTGTTCGGCAGCGCCTATCTTCCGAAGGGGCAGAATCCGAAGGCATTCGGCGTCGATCATCCGATGCCCACAAATTATCTGGCGCTGCTGGCCTACCCGTTTGTCGCGTGGGTCTCGAAGCGTCAACGCAGCGACGCGCCAGCCATCCAACCTCACATCTCGCAAGCTGGAGATCCTGCGCAGCCGCGCCAAAGCGCGCCGCTGGGCTAG
- a CDS encoding LysR family transcriptional regulator, with protein MRENFNDLLWFLVVAEERSFTKAAAKVGVTQSTLSHTIKRLEARLGIRLLARTTRSVSTTEAGERLLQSLAPRIAEIETDIAALTAYRDKPSGTVRITLSDHALDNLVWPKLEPVLADYPDIKLELSRDNGLRNIVADGFDAGVRLGESVEKDMIAVRIGPDWRLVAVGAPDYFARHGVPKTPQDLVGHSCINLRLTTRGGFYAWEFGKAGRNVRVRVDGQLAFNSTQPMVKAAIAGYGIAYVPEETVTEAIASGRLQLVLDDWSPKFSGYYLYYPSGRQNSPAFKVIVDALRHHGK; from the coding sequence GTGCGCGAAAACTTCAACGATCTGTTGTGGTTCCTTGTCGTGGCGGAGGAGCGTAGCTTCACCAAGGCGGCGGCGAAGGTCGGCGTCACGCAGTCGACCCTCAGCCACACCATCAAGCGGCTTGAGGCGCGGTTGGGAATCCGGCTTCTCGCCCGGACCACACGAAGCGTTTCGACCACGGAGGCCGGCGAGCGGCTGCTGCAATCGCTCGCGCCGCGCATCGCCGAGATCGAGACGGATATTGCGGCGCTGACCGCATACCGCGACAAGCCTTCGGGCACCGTGCGCATCACCCTATCGGACCACGCGCTGGACAATCTCGTCTGGCCGAAGCTCGAGCCGGTGCTCGCGGATTATCCCGACATCAAGCTCGAACTCAGTCGCGACAACGGCCTGCGCAATATCGTGGCGGATGGTTTCGACGCCGGCGTCAGGCTCGGAGAAAGCGTCGAGAAGGACATGATCGCGGTGCGCATCGGGCCCGACTGGCGTCTGGTCGCTGTGGGCGCGCCTGATTATTTCGCCAGGCACGGTGTGCCGAAGACCCCGCAGGATCTGGTCGGCCACAGCTGCATCAATCTGCGCTTGACGACGCGCGGCGGTTTCTATGCCTGGGAATTCGGCAAGGCCGGGCGAAACGTGCGGGTGCGCGTCGACGGTCAGCTTGCTTTCAACTCGACCCAGCCGATGGTCAAAGCCGCAATCGCGGGCTACGGCATCGCGTACGTGCCGGAGGAGACGGTGACTGAAGCTATTGCGTCGGGCCGCCTTCAGCTCGTGCTTGACGATTGGTCGCCGAAGTTCTCCGGCTATTATCTCTATTATCCCAGCGGTCGTCAGAACTCACCGGCGTTCAAGGTCATCGTCGATGCGCTCCGGCATCACGGCAAGTGA
- a CDS encoding cyclophilin-like fold protein produces the protein MTFRIIDRRTVLRSALLSATAAPFGDLASSRGYAQGPASMRVGISFNEQTMAATLEDNPSARDFASMLPLVGLKIDDYANNEKISYLPRKLTEEGSGPFGNERPGDLCYYVPWGNLALFHTGYRWSQGLIRLGHIDGNFDALLMRGKFPLRIVSLS, from the coding sequence ATGACGTTCCGTATCATCGATCGCCGCACCGTGCTGCGGAGCGCTCTGCTTTCCGCGACGGCCGCACCATTCGGCGACCTCGCATCGTCGCGGGGATACGCACAGGGACCAGCGTCCATGAGAGTCGGCATCTCCTTCAACGAACAGACCATGGCGGCGACGCTAGAAGACAATCCGTCGGCGCGCGATTTCGCGTCGATGCTCCCGCTCGTTGGCCTCAAGATCGACGATTACGCGAACAACGAGAAGATCAGCTACCTGCCGCGCAAGCTCACTGAGGAAGGCAGCGGACCGTTCGGCAACGAACGGCCAGGCGATCTTTGCTACTACGTGCCCTGGGGCAACCTCGCATTGTTCCATACGGGCTACCGCTGGTCGCAAGGCTTGATCCGGCTCGGCCACATCGACGGCAACTTCGATGCCCTGCTGATGCGCGGAAAGTTTCCTCTCCGCATCGTATCCCTGTCCTGA
- a CDS encoding MaoC/PaaZ C-terminal domain-containing protein, giving the protein MLYADDLTEGQTFQLGSYTIGETEILEFAGKYDPVPIHTDPVAAAAGPFGGLIASGFNTIAIYQRLVVEAIWTKVAGIVGRSFEIRLPSPVRPGATLTGQSQIQKITLRPERRDAVVIFRTELVNDEQRLVLVLVLDALIHMRPAEQRPA; this is encoded by the coding sequence ACCGAGGGCCAGACATTCCAGCTCGGGAGCTACACGATCGGCGAGACGGAGATCCTGGAATTCGCCGGCAAATATGATCCGGTGCCGATCCATACCGATCCCGTCGCGGCCGCGGCGGGCCCATTTGGCGGCCTGATCGCGAGCGGCTTCAACACCATCGCGATCTATCAGCGGTTGGTCGTGGAGGCGATCTGGACCAAGGTGGCGGGCATCGTCGGGCGGAGCTTCGAGATTCGCCTGCCGAGCCCGGTCCGCCCGGGAGCCACGCTCACCGGCCAATCCCAAATCCAGAAAATCACCCTCAGGCCGGAGCGGCGTGACGCCGTCGTGATCTTCAGGACGGAGCTGGTCAACGATGAGCAGCGTCTCGTTCTTGTCCTGGTTCTCGATGCGCTGATCCATATGCGGCCGGCGGAGCAACGGCCGGCATAA
- a CDS encoding zinc-ribbon domain containing protein: protein MKRSKQKPGEIEAGQRKAEQWHRLQAQRAAERQRLRDYKIALARDEVPVDTARLAPSNSYSIPDFVERGTYRPEPFVCKDCGVAEVWTPLQQKWWYETAKGDVFTKAVRCRACRTRERARKSAARRVHLEGLARKTPPAS, encoded by the coding sequence GTGAAGCGCAGCAAGCAGAAGCCCGGCGAGATCGAAGCCGGACAGCGCAAGGCCGAGCAATGGCACCGCTTGCAGGCGCAACGCGCCGCCGAACGGCAACGTCTTCGTGATTACAAGATTGCGCTGGCGCGCGACGAGGTTCCCGTGGATACAGCGCGGCTGGCGCCGTCGAACAGCTATTCGATTCCTGATTTCGTCGAACGCGGAACCTATCGGCCCGAGCCCTTCGTCTGCAAGGATTGCGGCGTTGCCGAGGTCTGGACGCCGTTGCAGCAGAAATGGTGGTACGAGACCGCAAAGGGCGACGTGTTCACCAAGGCCGTGCGCTGCCGGGCCTGCCGCACCAGGGAGCGCGCACGCAAATCTGCCGCGCGCCGCGTGCATCTGGAAGGACTCGCCAGGAAGACGCCGCCTGCCTCGTAG